A portion of the Carya illinoinensis cultivar Pawnee chromosome 11, C.illinoinensisPawnee_v1, whole genome shotgun sequence genome contains these proteins:
- the LOC122280528 gene encoding transcription factor bHLH162-like has translation MKKTSSIDDATKPDRRTVERNRRIHMKGLCFKLASLIPDLHYFKPSRDMVSQQDKLDYATRYITQLRERIEKLKRRKERAVAVSLGNSSNMGIGSSLPIVDLRDLGSSIEVILISGLQKNFMYEVTCILQEEGGEVVSSSFHTVGDKIFHTIHAQAKISRIGVETSRVRQRLQELKH, from the exons atgaagaagacaagCAGTATTGATGATGCAACGAAGCCTGATAGGAGGACAGTGGAGAGGAACAGAAGAATCCATATGAAAGGGCTATGCTTTAAGCTTGCTTCTCTTATTCCTGATCTCCACTACTTCAAACCCTCCAGG GACATGGTTTCGCAGCAAGATAAGCTTGATTACGCCACCCGCTATATCACCCAGCTGAGGGAAAGAATAGAAAAGTTAAAGCGTAGGAAGGAACGAGCTGTTGCAGTGAGTTTAGGTAATAGCAGTAACATGGGGATTGGCTCATCGCTTCCTATTGTTGATTTAAGAGACTTGGGTTCCAGTATAGAAGTCATTTTGATAAGTGGGTTGCAGAAGAACTTCATGTATGAGGTTACTTGTATTCTTCAGGAAGAAGGTGGTGAAGTTGTCAGCAGTAGCTTTCATACTGTGGGTGATAAAATTTTCCATACAATTCATGCTCag GCGAAGATTTCTAGAATTGGGGTTGAGACTTCAAGAGTAAGGCAAAGATTGCAAGAACTAAAACATTGA